In one Aquabacterium sp. OR-4 genomic region, the following are encoded:
- the petA gene encoding ubiquinol-cytochrome c reductase iron-sulfur subunit, whose product MSDSTVDQGRRTWVAITAGAGALGGVAAAVPFVSTFAPSERAKAAGAAVEADISGLKPGEKLTVEWRGKPVWIVRRTKEQLDALAKLDPLLADPKSERKPSELTPDYARNPHRSIKPEFLVAVGICSHLGCSPSDKFQTGAQPSLPNDWAGGFLCPCHGSTFDMAGRVFKNVPAPDNLEVPPHMYLSDAKLLIGEDKKG is encoded by the coding sequence ATGAGTGACAGCACCGTCGACCAAGGCCGACGCACCTGGGTGGCGATCACGGCTGGTGCCGGCGCCCTCGGCGGCGTCGCGGCTGCCGTGCCCTTCGTCAGCACCTTTGCCCCGTCCGAGCGCGCCAAGGCCGCCGGCGCCGCCGTCGAGGCCGACATCAGCGGCCTGAAGCCGGGTGAGAAGCTCACCGTCGAATGGCGCGGCAAGCCGGTGTGGATCGTGCGCCGCACCAAGGAGCAGCTCGACGCGCTGGCCAAGCTCGACCCGCTGCTGGCCGACCCCAAGTCCGAGCGCAAGCCCAGCGAGCTGACCCCCGATTACGCGCGCAACCCGCACCGCTCGATCAAGCCCGAGTTCCTGGTGGCCGTGGGCATCTGCTCGCACCTGGGCTGCTCGCCGTCCGACAAGTTCCAGACCGGCGCGCAACCCTCGCTGCCCAACGACTGGGCGGGTGGCTTCCTGTGCCCCTGCCATGGTTCCACCTTCGACATGGCCGGCCGCGTGTTCAAGAACGTGCCCGCGCCCGACAACCTCGAAGTGCCCCCGCACATGTACCTCAGCGACGCCAAGTTGCTGATCGGCGAAGACAAGAAGGGCTGA